A genomic segment from Pseudoduganella chitinolytica encodes:
- a CDS encoding YcaO-like family protein has product MSDLAQLASFTRRAAGTRAVGVLATPATLALLPAADAQERARLAAFAGEFAAFPAFHRKWRWNAMLQAQLAALLARLATQEPEPGCVYLYLRGAFTKRYFPAPRTAALPPSEGRGCRAGTADIDGALRAFGNASAQALVLQASPAGDHHHCYQPATGLLGIGRGGTDRQRMRGAVLEYCERWAASIVPPGACRARHVDLGTAAWRPDQVMAVPPAQAATLFPGFDPRRPMHWLPCRLVHADTQRWLPLQMINYLLQPDQAFSHCQNSNGCALGSSAMEAALFGALELIERDALLLAWYSRSTPPRFVAASIDSAPLRQLHALLELAGYTVCCFDITTEFALPAVLVLLLGRGDERLGAFVTAACHPDPHEAMAAALGEAHSLAGITEHNLARQRQRHGDGHLEHLRDSAQAQYYGQHGQRRHFDFLANATPTLAWRDFTATHAASAQAALRGPAAAWDMLCERALQAGFEPVVADVTPPGLCALGLHAARVFMPGTLPLTFGDRPLCLPPGRLARAARHCPWVDANADLSHPLLHPLG; this is encoded by the coding sequence CAATTGGCGAGTTTCACGCGGCGCGCGGCGGGAACACGTGCCGTCGGCGTGCTGGCGACGCCGGCAACGCTGGCGCTGCTGCCAGCCGCCGATGCGCAAGAGCGTGCGCGGCTCGCCGCATTCGCCGGCGAATTTGCCGCCTTCCCCGCGTTCCATCGAAAGTGGCGCTGGAACGCCATGCTGCAGGCGCAACTGGCAGCGTTGCTGGCGCGCCTGGCCACCCAGGAGCCGGAACCGGGTTGCGTTTATCTGTACTTGCGAGGTGCTTTCACCAAGCGGTATTTCCCGGCGCCGCGCACAGCTGCGCTGCCGCCATCGGAGGGGCGCGGCTGCCGGGCCGGGACGGCGGATATCGATGGCGCCTTGCGCGCCTTCGGCAACGCCTCGGCGCAGGCACTCGTGCTGCAGGCCAGCCCCGCCGGCGACCATCACCATTGCTACCAGCCGGCGACTGGCTTGCTGGGGATCGGCCGCGGCGGCACGGACCGGCAGCGCATGCGCGGCGCCGTGCTGGAATATTGCGAACGCTGGGCCGCCAGCATCGTGCCGCCGGGAGCGTGCCGCGCCCGCCACGTGGACCTGGGCACCGCAGCCTGGCGGCCGGACCAGGTGATGGCGGTGCCGCCGGCGCAGGCAGCGACCTTGTTCCCCGGCTTCGACCCGCGCCGGCCCATGCACTGGCTGCCCTGCCGCCTGGTGCACGCGGACACGCAGCGCTGGCTGCCCCTGCAGATGATCAACTACCTGCTGCAGCCGGACCAGGCCTTCAGCCACTGCCAGAACAGCAACGGCTGCGCGCTGGGCAGTTCGGCCATGGAAGCCGCGCTGTTCGGGGCACTGGAATTGATCGAGCGCGATGCGCTGCTGCTGGCGTGGTACAGCCGTTCCACGCCGCCCCGCTTCGTCGCCGCCAGCATCGACAGCGCGCCGCTGCGCCAATTGCACGCGCTGCTGGAACTGGCGGGTTACACGGTGTGCTGTTTCGACATCACGACGGAGTTCGCGCTGCCGGCCGTGCTGGTGCTGTTGCTGGGCCGGGGCGACGAGCGCCTGGGCGCCTTCGTCACGGCGGCCTGCCACCCCGATCCGCACGAGGCCATGGCCGCGGCGCTGGGCGAGGCCCATTCGCTGGCCGGCATCACGGAGCACAACCTGGCACGGCAGCGGCAACGGCATGGCGACGGCCACCTGGAACATCTGCGCGACAGCGCCCAGGCACAGTACTACGGCCAGCATGGCCAGCGCCGTCATTTCGATTTCCTCGCCAACGCCACGCCGACGCTGGCGTGGCGGGACTTCACGGCCACGCACGCCGCCAGCGCCCAGGCGGCCCTGCGCGGTCCGGCCGCCGCCTGGGACATGCTGTGCGAGCGCGCCTTGCAGGCGGGCTTTGAACCGGTCGTGGCGGACGTCACGCCACCCGGCTTGTGCGCGCTTGGCCTGCATGCCGCCCGTGTCTTCATGCCGGGCACCTTGCCGCTGACGTTCGGCGACCGGCCCCTGTGCCTGCCGCCCGGACGGCTGGCCCGCGCCGCGCGGCATTGCCCATGGGTCGACGCGAACGCCGACCTGTCCCATCCCTTACTGCATCCGCTGGGCTGA